The DNA sequence atcggcgcagaatgctgtggtagccatgctggttaagtgtgctttgaattctaaataaatcacagacagtgtcacctgcAAAGCACATCCaaactatcacacctcctcctccatgcttcacggtggaacccacacatgcggaaatcatccgttcacctagtctgcatctcacaaagacacagcgtttagaaccaaaaatctcacatttggacgcatcagaccaaaggacagatttccaccggtctaatgaccattgctcgtgtttcttggcccaagcaagtctcttcttattattggtgtcctttagtagtggtttctttgcactaattccaccatgaaggcctgattcacacagtcactTCTGAACAgtagatgttgagatgtgtgtgttacttgaactctgtgaagcatttatttgggctgcaatttctgaggctggtaactctaatgaactcttctgcagcagaggtaactctgtgtcttcctttcctgtggcagtggTTGATGGATGATGGACTGTCTttgctctttgcttatttgagctgttcttgccataataaatACTTGGACTTaacctatcttgtcacaacacaactgattggcttcaGAAGGAAAGAccttccacaaatgaacttttaacaatacacacctcttaattgaaatgcattcctcatgaagctggttgagagaatgggtgactactttgaataatctaaaatattaaacatattttgatttgtttaacacttttttggttgctacatgattccgtatgtgttatttcactgttattctacaatgtagaaaatgggtttaaaaaaataaagaaaaacccttcaatgagtaggtgtgttcaaacttttgactggtactttatttCGCTGTGAGTTTGTGGTGagtatatgaatgtgtgtgtgttatttgtgcTTGCACATTCTCTGCCACTTAGTTAGCTTTGGTGTGAGGCTAGCCTGGCTTGCTCACTTCTGTAGGCCTTGAATGACTGGTCTACAAAACAATGAGTAAGTCCATCTTGTCCTTCTCTGTGAAGCTGCTCGGCACAATCACTGTTTCCTAACGCCCAAACACAGTGTAATGAGGCTTcttgtcacctctctctctctcctttcacagAGCTTCCTGGTGTTGAGGGACTCTGCCTCCCAGCATCTGATATATCTCATTaacttctctttctttctctctcgctcaattcaattcaatttaaggactttattggcatgggaaacatatgtttacattgccaaagcaagtgaagtagataatagacaaaagttaaataaacaattgaaatgaacagtaaacattacacttactaaagttccaaaagaataaagacatttcaaatgtaatattatgtctatatactgttgtaatgatgtgcaaatagttacagtacaaaagggaaaataaataaacataaatgtaggttgtatttacaatggtgtttgttcttcgctGGCTGacattttcttgtggcaacaggtcacacatcttgctgctgtgatgtcacactgtgggaTTTCAACCAGTAGATATGGGACTTTATCAAAATTAGATTGTTTTCAAACTCTTtgttgatctgtgtaatctgagggaaatgtgtgtctctaatatggtcatacatttggcaggaggttaggaagtgcagctcagtttccacctcattttgtgggcagtgtgcacaacctgtcttttcttgagagccaggtctgctttCGGCGACCTCTCtcacatagtcaaagatttccttaattttgggtctgtCACAGTGGACAGGTTTTCTGCCActttgtactctctgtttagggccaaatagcattctagtttgctttgtttgttttgtaaattctttccaatgtgtaatctttttgttttctcatgatttggttgggtctaattgtgttgctgtccttgggttctgtggggtctgtttgtgtttatgaacacagccccaggaccagcttgtttaGGGAGGGGGCTCTTCTTCAGGtttatttctctgtaggtgatggctttgtaatGGAAGGTCTCACTCTCAAATTATTTTCATAGATTttttcaattctctctctctatctctctctctgtctcttttgctTCTCtcactccatatctctctctctctttctaatgtTTACAGTGTGTCTGTTCATCCCTCTGTGGCTCTACAGTCTAACAGATCAGCTACAGTCCAGCAGTCTGTCCCAGCTGGGTCAAAGTCTGAATTCACCctcgtcatctctcctcttcctcgccCACGCTCTCTTCCACTTATCATCTTCCTTTCACTCCTCCTGCACAGCTATATCCTTGTCAACCATCCTAGTCACTTCATATCAAACGTTCCGTCCTCTATCTGCTCCTCTTCTTACTCTCCCTCCCACTACCTACTCCTACTCTTCTTGACGACTACCATCTCATCTTCTCTCATTCTAATGTTtgatctcctttcctccctttcttTTTGTGTATCTGTTTGTGTGTAGAGTCCTGGCTGTGTCTCACCTCTGACCTCCAGCCTGATCACATGACTCAGAGGGCTCCTGGTACTGCCATGTGCACCATACAGGTAATCAGCTGTATTCATAGCTTCATAACATGTCTATAAAGGTTGGGACCTACACTATATGgtcaagagtatgtggacacctgctcgtcgaacatctcattccaaaatcatgggctttaatatggagttggtcaccctttgctgctataacagcttccattcttctgggaaagctttccactagttattggacattgctgcggggacttgcttccattcagccacaaagagcattagtgaggtcggcactgatgttgggcaattaggcctggcttgcagttgcCATTCCAATGAATCCTacaggtgttcaatggggttgaggtcagggctctgtgcaggcaagtcaagttattccacaccgatctcgacaaaccagttcggtatggacttcgctttgttcacagggtcattgtcatgcttgaacaggaaagggccttccccaaactgttgcctcaaagttggaagcacagaatcgtctagaatgtcattgtatgctgtagcgttaagcttgtgtggtctaccacttcacagctgagccgttgttgctcctagacatttccacttcactatAACATTTCCTGCACTGggccttacagttgaccggggcagtccTAGCAGGTcagaaattttacgaactgaattgttggaaaggtggcatcctaaaaaccacatttttttaaatgtattttttgtacctttatttaattagggaagccagttaagaacaaattcttatttgcaatgatggcctaggaacagtgaataACAGTGAATtaataaaacaaatcaaatctgATAACTAAAAAGTTATTTTCAAAACATGAACAAACATGTAAAAATTATTATTTCAAGCTGTGTGCTTTCTTGTTCAGGGTCCTTGTTCAGGgtccatgttcaggggcagaacaacagattttttaccttgtcagctctgggattcaatctagcaacctttcggttactggcccaatgctccaaccactaggctacctgctgttgaaagtcgctgagctcttccgtaaggccattctactgccaatgtttgtctttggagattgcatggctatgtgctcgatttttgtggctgaaatagccaaaaccACTAAtctgaaggagtgtccacatacttttgtatatatagtgtattcacTGTGTTGGAATCTCGTTAGAGACCCATTCCAGCGGATGTGTTGCCATGGTTTGACATGTGGTTCACGTTGAGCAGAAGTCTGCTCTGGGTGTTCCTGTTGCTTTGTAACAATATCTCAGTCAAATGTCCCTCTCAGAATTATAGCTGAGTAGAGGTGTACCTCAGTTCAGACTGACTTCACAGCTCCTATTGCTCTTCATTCGAAGAGTTGTATCTTACATTTGAATACTGTATGTCCTTTTTCAAATCTATATAggttttaaaggcccagtgcagtcaaaagtATGTTTTTCTTGTGTTTtgatatcatattgtacaacagctgaagAAGCTATCACTGTAGAAGTGTGAAGAAATTAtatcagtagctaggtttccatccaattagtAAATGTTCTAGAATCAGCGTTAAAGACCATATGTGCAttttccaccaaactgacttgttgtgacTATAAATCATGATAAGTGTTCATGTACAGAATACGTTTAATGTGCTTCCATCTAATTTTCAACTCTACCTACAAAACTGTagtgttaaatagcaaatgtgcctactttGGCCTTGGCCCGTGCACAATATCCAACAGCGCACAGATACTGTGCTATTCTCcgtgatgagattattatggataagagcgaggatatttttatttgtcaaatggcagtcaagcatcgatcatcatgtcaccatgtcaccctcgatatttattggaaaggagcatcaagctcatctcctgtgaagttcatcataacttattttatCTGTAGCcagagtcatagtgggaggacctcATCGCGTgtttacttcaatatgatggttattaaaTCAATGTTTGCGCATAAAGGTGTTTTCaccgccatttctcgcataaataattttacagacacaaaaaaatTGTGCAATGTCGAAAGAGGAAATGATCTCTGCATTTTAAAAGTTGATGGAAACTTCCTGTCTCCATCACAGCTGTTGTGATTTCTTTATACGGTAtgactttactcacataaaaactTTGGAAGGAAACGTGgttagtgttatttcctgatagtttcTGGCTCGCATACACAGGATGAATGGGTGCATGGGTGGAGTTTTGGCTTGCctgatgacatcaccaggcggtataaGGTGTAATAGACCAATGACAAAGAGAGTtctaaacctctctgccaataacctCTCTCCCATTAGGCCCGTCCTCCACTTTGGTGCCCTTCTCCTCGCACTCAGACCTCTCCCAGACAATCCTAGTAAAATTATTGATTAAGAAAGATTATTTTGCTataaagctatttttgtttatttttgaccactACAGTAAGGTATTTATTTCttacccagaaataatttgatattgagataaaaacaaccTTTAATACTGTAACCATTATATTGTATCAAGTTCAAATCATTCTCCAATGATAATTTAACATTTTCGGGAAGATCCTCATGTCTTTTAAATACACAGTCAAGCTCCCTCTCAAGTGTGTCTTCTGTTCAATAGCTGACAGCAGCCAATGGTGCTCTGTCCATCATCAACCCACTGTATCTCCATGAGCATGGCGATGACTGGCTGACGCATCAACCAACCAGCCCACAGCGAGTTAATCGGCCATCCAATTATAAGCGTGAGAGACGACTGAGTAGCAGACCTTGGCCAGGGGCGGATCTTCTTACTAAGAGAGCTATCTCATTGGAGCAGGAGCCCTGCAACTCTAGTCCTAATAATCCAGGTAAAGTCCTTTTgctgttaaaggcccagtgtggtcaaaaacatgatttcttCAGTTTTATCATTATTTCCTCACTACGAGGTTGGAATAATCCTGTGAAATTGTGAGAATGATGATGATGCCCTTTTAGTGTTAGAGCTGAAATGATTtgatataaaaaaataatatatctATTTTAAACGACTGCATTGGACCTTAAAGGTGATTTATTATCCATGTCCATCCTGTCTGTGGGAAAATGTCACCTCATTAATCTTCCTGTAGCTAATGAGACATCTTAGAGCTCACTAGCCATTATTCCAAAACCAAAATCAACCAACGACTAACtgatacagcgcattcggaaagtattcagaccctttgactttttccacattttgttactttacagccttgttctaaaatgtattcaattgtttttaattccctcatcaatctacacacaatcccccataatgacaaagcaaaaacattattttattttttaaagaaataaaactgatatcacatttacataagtattcagaccctttactcagtactttgttgaagcacctttggcagtgattacagccgagtcttcttgggtatgacgctacaagcttggcacacctgtatttggggagtttctcccattcttctctgcagatcctctcaagctctgtcaggttggatggggaatgtcactgcacagcaattttcaggtctctccagagatgttcgatcgcgTTTAAGtccggctctggctgggccactcaaggacattcagagacttgtcccaaagccactcctgcattgtcttggctgtgtgcatagggtcgttgtcctgttagaaagtgaaccttcgccccagtctgaggacctgagcgctctggagccagttttcatcaaggatctctctgtactttgctctgttcatctttgcttcaatcctgactagtctcccagtctctacCACTGacaaatatccccacagcatgatgctgccaccaacatgcttcactgaAGGGATGGTGCCCTACAGTGAcagttggcattcaggccaaagagttccatcttggtttcatcagaccagagaatcttgtttctcatggtctgagagtcctttaggtgtcttttagcaaactccaagcaggctgtcatgtgccttttactgaggaatggcttccgtctggccactctaccataaaggcctaattggaggagtgctgcagagatggttgtctttctggaaggttctcctatctccacagaggaactctggagctctgtcagagtgaccatcgggttgttggtcacctccctgaccaaggcccttctcccccaaatgctcagtttggccgggcggccagctctaggaagagtcttggtggtcccaaacttcttcaatttaagtatgatggaggccattgcgttcttggggaccttcagtgctgcaaacatttttgggatacccttccccagatctgtgccttgacgcaatcctgtctcggagctctacgaacaagtcctttgctctaacatgcactgtcaactgtgggaccttatatggacatgtgtgtgcctttccaaatcatgtccaatcaaatgaatttaccacaggtagactccaatcaagttgtagaaacatctcaaggatgatcaatggaaacaggatgcacttgagctcaatttcaaatatcatagcaaagggtgtgaatacttatgtaaatatatattttgtatattcatatatatttgcaaaaatttatttcgctttttcattatggggtattgtgtgtagattgaggggaaaaaatatatttgatccattttagaataaggctaacttaacaaaattttgaaaaattaaggggtctgaatactttccgaatgcactgtatgtttaaTCTTGTCTATAGGGTCTCCTGTAGTCCAGGCTGCCCCGTCTCCCCCCACCCCTAAAGAGGGGGTGGTTTTGAGGAGCCCCAGTAGGGATGCTTCCATTGAGTCACTCCACAGAACAGGGAGCCAGGACCGCACTACCAGGCCCCCCTCAGACCCCAAGCCCCTGTTCAGCTCTGCCCCTCAGTCGCCTCAGACGGTGTCCTGGATTGAGGAAAATGTATGGCTTTCCCAAccaccatccctctccctcctccacccaccctccCCGGAGCTAGACTCGCTGTCAATCAACAGCGTCGAGGAGGAGCCGGAGTCGGTCACCAGTCCCTCCCACTCCCCCCACCCCTCGCATCGGTTGGCCGACAAGGTGATGCACCGCCTCTCGGTTGTGGGCCTCGCCATTGGTGGGCTGGGGCGTTCACAGAAGAGGCTGACCAAGCGGGTGCAGGAGCTCAGCAAGCGGAGGGACGGAGTGTTTGCCGAGGCAGTGATGGGATTCGTTGAGATGACCCTGGGGGCGGGGTTTATCCCTGACATGACAGGTGCGGACCTGCTTCAGGAGGTGCGTACGGCTCTCACTGCCCTGAGAGAGACACTGCTGGACTGTCCTGAGATACACATCCTCATAGACAGTATGGCCGACACAACAGACTGGGAGCTGGGTGAGTGTTAGAAAACAGTATATCGCTACTATTATACAAAAAACTGCTTTAGTTCACTATCCACCACAAAGCCAAGACGGACGAATACTCAACTACATAATATTCCAGAATTGGTTTCTAACACCTCAGTCTCTCCTTATCATcaattttctccttctctctgtcctctatctacATTAGATGCCATACTGGAGCGCTCCCTACACAAGGTGGCCCTAAAGCCTGTGAACGCCCACCTGTACACCTGCCTCCAGAGCTGTCGGGACCACGACGGTAGCCTGCGGAAGCTGAGGGAGAACCAGCGGCTCCTGGAGGGCCGGGGGGTGGAGGAGCTGGAAGGGACGCCTGGGGCGGGGGTCCCTGACCCTGTCACCCTGGAGAAGATCCAGCAGAGGTGGTCAGCCATGCACCAGTCCTACTCCCCCAGCAGGAAGGTCCATATCCTGCTCAAGGTCTGCAAGACCATCTACCACAGCATGACGGCCAATGCCAACCCAGGTGGGTGGTGCAGGGTACACCTCCTCAGCCTCGGTATGTGGAGTAAATGGggttggttagggttagtgtatgcctctctctttctttaggtATGGTGAAATTCACCATACACTCTATTAAGGATAATGTTTGGAGTTCTTTGACCTTTGACTCCCTCCTCACATCTGTCTCAGGTGTGGTGTATGGGGCTGATGACTTCTTGCCCTGTCTGACCTGGGTGCTTCTGCGTGGTGATGTGGTCACTCTGCAGCTGGACACTGACTACATGATGGAGCTATTGGACCCCACACAGCTGCAGGGAGAGGGTACAAATTATACAAACGTATCACGCAGACCCACAGAAACATGTACAGCacctgtgaaaagtttggacacacctactcattcaagggtttttctttatttgtactattttctacattgtagaataatagtgaagacatcaaaactatggaataaataacacatggaatcatgtagtaaccaaaaaagtgttaaacaaatcaaaatatattttagattttatattcttcaaagtagctaccctttgccttggtgacagcttggcacacacttgacattctctcaaccagcttcacctggaatgcttttccaacagtcttgaaggagttcccacatatgctgagaacttgttggcagcttttccttccgtctgcagtccaactcacccaaaaccatctcaactgggttgaggtcgggtgattgcggaggccaggtcatctgatgcagcactctatcactctccttcttggtcaaacagcccttacacagcctggaggtgtgttggacaattgtcctgttgaaaaacaaatgttggtcccactaagcacaaaccagatgggatggcttaacGCTGCAGAATgccgtggtagccatgctggttaagtgtgccttgaattctaaataaatcacagacagtgtcaccagcaatgcaccatcacacctcctccttcatgcttcacggtggaacccacacatgcagagatcatctgttcacctactctgcatctcacaaagacacagcgtttAGAACCAAAAatttcacatttggactcatcagacataaggacagatttccaccggtctaatgtccattgctcgtgtttcttggcccaagccagtctcttcttcttattgttgtcctttagtagtggttcctttgcagcaattcaaccatgacgGCCTGtttcacgcagtctcttctgagcagttgatgttgagttgtgtctgttacttgaactctgtgaagcatttaattgggctgcaatttctgaggctggtaactataatgaacttgtcctctgcagcagagggactctgggtcttcctttcctgtagcggtcctcatgagagccagtttcatcatagcgcttgatggtttttgcgactgcacttgaagaaactttgaaacttcttgacattttccggattgactgaccttcatgttttaaagtaatgatggactgtcatttctctttgcttacttgagctgttcttgccataatatggtcatggtcttttaccaaatagggccgtcttctgtataccacccctaccttacaacccctacaacacaactgattggctcaagctCATTAAGAAGGTAatacattccacaaatgaacttttaacaaggtacaactgttaattgaaatgcattccaggtgactacctcatgaaactggttgagagaatgccaagagtgtgcaaagctgtcatcaaagcaaagggtgtctactttgaagaatctcaattatgAGATTtgatcacttttttggttactaaatgattccatatgtgttatttcatagttttgatgtcttcactattattctataatgtagaaaatagtaaaaaaattaagaaaagcccttgaatgactaggtgtgtccaaacttttgactgatactgtatgtgtacACGGACCCACCTTATACAGTAGTAACCCTCTTTCgatcactgtttctctctctctctacctccgtgtctgtctctctattttgCAGGAGGTTACTACTTGACGTCCCTGTACGCCTCTCTCTTCTACATCAGCAGCTTCCGCCCTCGTCTCGCCACACGCCAGCTCAGCACCGAGGCCCAACAATCCCTGAGCAAATGGCAACGCAGGCGCACCCTGCACTGCAACCAATCACGACGCAGCACGAATAGGAGGACCCTCCGGAGACCTGGGCACGGCGAGAAAGGCAAGGAATACTCCAGTGATGCAGAGCCGGAAACTGGCACAGGAAGTGTAACTGATGACCCACCGGCGCCCTCTAGTGTTCTGGCAAAGGCACTGCACACAATCTCAGAGGTTGTGGTAgcggtgagggaggaggagggcagcAGAGCGGAGGGCCAAGGACCCCCAGCTGTACAACTCCAGGCCTCACCTCAGAAGGGGAGACAAGACTCAGGTTAGTCTCCGCAGCGTCCATGAGGCACTCCACAGatgctaccctccacagcatGGCCTTCGCTCCagatcaaaactccaaacctGCAACCTAATTTTGGCCAAAATTAACCGGATAGGTTACTGCTAGCAAGGTTTCCTGTTTCCAAGCTATACAGAGGGTGCTCTAGCAAACAAACAGcagagacctgaggacaccatccaacctggaactgagtgagtagtgtttggtctgatgctattttgaaagccaagaagaaaaataaaaataaagtacattacagtgatatattttattttatgggTACGGATAGCTGAGTTAAGGCTCCCAGGCTTGCtaggacagaccagatacaaaTTCAATTAGCACTAAGGTGTGAAGGCAAAGGTGTCGAGGCCTTTGGGCCCAACAAGTTGCAGGAGTCTTTGAAGCATCCTCTGAAGCCACCTCCTGCTGTTCAGAGACCAGTCACTGGGATTTTCTACAAGAgatctgcctccagaaataaaagcttctcccaagtggtTGTGACACCTATTCctgttgcctgctgcactgctgcttggattccacctggcaatctgttcaccgtctgccctggcctaaCTCCCTCTGTCTGCCCTGGCCTAACTccctctgtctgttacaggtatccccaccacactcccccctctctcctgagCTTTCACTCACCTCCAGCACACAGgcactgttggggcgagtgactctgaacttacaatggctaaacccaagtcgttatatattttattattttcttgtgcattttgctattttGCTATTTGACTCATGACTCCTCTGCATACTTTGTTGACTACAAACTTtctttacccaaccgtgggacagactatgtttgttcccacactcgggactctgactctctattggttacacagacttttggcctcccatcctattctagcCACCTCTCGccagctttgtattcatgttacctgatgaaattgctgtgcAATATGATCTtattgccatctgatgcacattcagatgtcataaatcaacactgcagagctctccctatCCTCTGCCGTGTCTTGATTGTATtactgatgatatctggaaatgtgcatgtacaccctggcctaTCTATTGTTTCaggccccaattctgacttgtgctctgatatctgcttcactgatttctgctctcattaaagcctgggttttctgcaggTTAACTCTAGAAGCTTATTagctaaaatggatcaattgaaagtgtgggttcacagctccaatccagatgttggtcattactgagacggggttaaggaagagtgttttgaatactgaatactgaatactaacctttctggttataagctttttcagcaagacagatcttccaaaggtgggggagtggcaatctttaccaagaatcaccttcagtgcttggtggtctccaccaagtctgtccccaaacgatttgatttgctggttttaagcattaaactttaaACACCCAGATAAGGCtactctcctcaatgttatcttcacaaataatcctgataggtgtCAGCCTGGTGTTTCAGTAATGACCTTAGtcatcactgttttacagcctgtgttcgtaatggctgctcagtgaaacgacctgtcctgatttgtcatagatgcttgctaaaaatctttaatgagcaagccttccttcatgaactggcctctgtaaaatggtatagaatcagctctgtcgaagatgcttggaccttcttttttgatattttcagtggtattgttaacaaacacgcccccataaagaaaatgggaattaaaaacaggttcagcccctggttcgaccgtgatctggcagagttactccacctcaagaattggcatttggcacacgcatactcaccCTGACTGGCTGTCGTTCAGGCAAATTACTAATAAGTGCACTtgggctatccggaaggccaaagttagttactttaaggagcagttctctctctgtgggtctaaccccaataAGTTCTGGGAAActgttaaagacctggagaatagaTCATTCTCCtccacagctgcccatgtcccttaatgttgatgatgtggttgttactgacaagaagcacatggctgagctcttaaATCACCACttaattaagtcaggattcctatttgactcagccatgcctccttgcccgtccaacatttcctcatctctcaccccttctaatgcgactatccctgatg is a window from the Oncorhynchus mykiss isolate Arlee chromosome 24, USDA_OmykA_1.1, whole genome shotgun sequence genome containing:
- the LOC110503702 gene encoding ras and Rab interactor 3; this encodes MTQRAPGTAMCTIQLTAANGALSIINPLYLHEHGDDWLTHQPTSPQRVNRPSNYKRERRLSSRPWPGADLLTKRAISLEQEPCNSSPNNPGSPVVQAAPSPPTPKEGVVLRSPSRDASIESLHRTGSQDRTTRPPSDPKPLFSSAPQSPQTVSWIEENVWLSQPPSLSLLHPPSPELDSLSINSVEEEPESVTSPSHSPHPSHRLADKVMHRLSVVGLAIGGLGRSQKRLTKRVQELSKRRDGVFAEAVMGFVEMTLGAGFIPDMTGADLLQEVRTALTALRETLLDCPEIHILIDSMADTTDWELDAILERSLHKVALKPVNAHLYTCLQSCRDHDGSLRKLRENQRLLEGRGVEELEGTPGAGVPDPVTLEKIQQRWSAMHQSYSPSRKVHILLKVCKTIYHSMTANANPGVVYGADDFLPCLTWVLLRGDVVTLQLDTDYMMELLDPTQLQGEGGYYLTSLYASLFYISSFRPRLATRQLSTEAQQSLSKWQRRRTLHCNQSRRSTNRRTLRRPGHGEKGKEYSSDAEPETGTGSVTDDPPAPSSVLAKALHTISEVVVAVREEEGSRAEGQGPPAVQLQASPQKGRQDSG